The Caretta caretta isolate rCarCar2 chromosome 10, rCarCar1.hap1, whole genome shotgun sequence genome has a window encoding:
- the CILP gene encoding cartilage intermediate layer protein 1 isoform X2: protein MIAARGWILSLFLLDATAVLSEGERVLKQSVSRIQPRQKPLTPFVKDNLANHGEWTTWFNVDHPGGNGDHERLDAIRFYFRDKMCERPMGIEARTTDWVPAQKTGQVVHASLQEGFWCLNKEQPAGKTCLNYAIRFLCPTECNLTCSMGRVNAECDACMCEDHVLHGMVSLADGAPAAEATVYVQSENLKLLTESDRNGGFRIPGVCPDGKNILKIKKARYATVTVPIPESTKKSSIIHVRLKRADKPYNVKNPVDKVRRIGQSVILCCKAVGNPAPDQYLWYHNGTLLDSSVYKYNSKLVLRNLNTDQAGEYFCKASNEAGSVKSQAAKLSVIASDEASCNPRPESYFIRLPHDCFQNATNSFYYDVGKCPAHTCAGKTDKGLQCKDSVAYCCGVSKMEVREISCSGFALPTKVAVECGCSMCREIKMTVRGTATAADNGEPMRFGHIYIGNNRIGMTGYKGTFSVHIPADTERLVLTFVDRLQRFVNTTKVLPFNKKGGAVFHEIKLLRKKAPVTLVSSETNTIPLGDVEGDDPIAELEIPPNTFYRQNGELYTGKVKASVTFLDPRNMSTATAAQSDLNYINEEGDMLPLHTYGMFSMDFTDETATESLNAGKVRVHLDSTQIRIPEHLQQMKLWSLNPETGLWEEEGDFKPDQSTRHKREERIFLVGNMEIRERRLFNLDVPESRRCYVKVRAYRSERFLPSEQVEGAVISLINMEPTSGYSSNPRAWGRFDSAVTGPNGACLPAFCDEQRPDAYSAYILASLGGEELEAVPSSPRFNPNAIGVPQPYLNKLNYRRTDHVDPRIKKTAFSITVAKPSLSTAEESNGPIYANENLRECEQAHYSAAHFRFYRVEGDRYDYNTVPFNENDPMSWTEDYQGWWPNPMEYRACYMKVKINGPQEVNIRSRNMGGTHPYTVGKLYGIRDVRTIRDMEQSNLSTVCLEFKCSGMLYDQDRVDRTLVRIIPQGNCYRESVNSMLQEYLVNHLPLAVNNKSDEYTMLAPLDPLGHNYGIYTVTDQNPSIAKEIALGRCFDGTSDGTSRVMKSNVGIALTFNCAEKEVAQQSLFQSLRNSPRQSERIGIRRQQREICIGQANMRRVTQRRSSPRVQCTPTD from the exons ATGATCGCAGCAAGAGGATGGATTCTCTCGCTCTTTCTTCTGGATGCCACAGCTGTTCTAAGTGAAG GTGAGAGGGTCCTGAAGCAATCCGTCAGCAGGATCCAGCCCAGACAGAAACCCCTCACTCCCTTTGTAAAGGACAACCTAGCAA ATCATGGGGAGTGGACCACATGGTTCAATGTTGATCATCCAGGTGGCAACGGGGATCACGAACGTTTAGACGCCATCAGGTTTTACTTCAGGGATAAGATGTGCGAGAGACCCATGGGAATTGAAGCACGAACCACAGACTGGGTTCCTGCCCAGAAGACAGGCCAAGTGGTCCACGCTAGCCTACAGGAGGGATTCTGGTGTTTGAATAAGGAGCAGCCTGCAGGAAAAACCTGTTTGAATTATGCCATACGTTTCCTGTGTCCCACAG agTGCAACCTCACTTGCTCCATGGGCCGCGTGAATGCTGAATGTGATGCCTGCATGTGTGAGGACCACGTACTGCATGGGATGGTCTCCCTTGCAGACGGAGCACCGGCTGCTGAAGCTACTGTCTACGTGCAGTCTGAGAATCTGAAATTGTTAACGGAGTCTGATAGGAACGGAGGGTTTAGGATTCCTGGTGTGTGCCCTGACGGcaaaaacattctgaaaataaaaaaggccAGATACGCCACTGTGACTGTCCCCATACCTGAAAGCACCAAGAAATCCTCAATAATCCACGTGCGTCTGAAAAGAGCAG ACAAGCCATACAATGTAAAGAATCCAGTGGATAAAGTGAGAAGAATAGGGCAAAGCGTGATACTCTGCTGTAAAGCTGTGGGGAATCCAGCCCCTGATCAATATCTCTG GTACCACAATGGAACTCTGCTGGATTCCTCAGTGTACAAATATAATAGCAAGCTGGTGTTAAGGAACCTGAACACAGACCAGGCAGGAGAGTATTTCTGCAAGGCTAGCAACGAGGCAGGGTCTGTGAAATCCCAAGCTGCTAAACTTTCTGTAATAG CAAGCGATGAAGCTTCCTGCAATCCAAGACCTGAAAGCTACTTCATCAGACTCCCGCATGACTGTTTCCAAAACGCAACTAACTCCTTCTACTATGACGTTGGTAAATGTCCAGCACACACATGCGCTGGAAAGACAGATAAAGGACTCCAGTGCAAAGACAGCGTTGCTTACTGCTGCGGGGTCTCCAAAATGGAAGTGAGAGAGATATCGTGCAGTGGATTCGCCCTTCCCACTAAAGTTGCTGTGGAATGTGGCTGTAGCATGTGCAGGGAGATCAAGATGACAGTCCGGGGGACAGCCACAGCTGCAGATAACGGTGAACCAATGAGGTTTGGCCATATATACATAGGGAACAACAGAATCGGCATGACTGGCTACAAGGGAACCTTCTCCGTCCACATCCCAGCAGACACAGAGAGGTTGGTTCTTACTTTTGTTGACCGCCTACAAAGGTTTGTGAACACGACTAAAGTTTTGCCTTTCAACAAAAAGGGAGGTGCCGTGTTTCACGAGATCAAGTTACTAAGAAAGAAAGCCCCCGTTACGTTAGTGTCCTCTGAAACCAACACGATTCCCTTAGGAGACGTGGAAGGGGATGATCCGATAGCTGAACTAGAAATTCCTCCCAATACGTTTTATAGGCAGAATGGTGAACTCTACACAGGCAAAGTGAAAGCCAGTGTTACGTTTCTGGACCCAAGAAATATGTCAACAGCTACGGCAGCACAAAGTGACCTGAACTACATAAATGAGGAAGGTGACATGCTCCCGCTGCACACATATGGCATGTTTTCTATGGACTTCACTGATGAAACAGCCACCGAGTCTCTTAATGCAGGGAAGGTAAGGGTTCACCTCGACTCTACACAGATCAGGATACCAGAACACCTGCAGCAGATGAAGCTTTGGTCACTGAACCCAGAGACAGGATTatgggaggaagaaggggacTTCAAACCTGACCAAAGCACACGTCACAAACGGGAGGAAAGAATTTTCTTGGTTGGGAACATGGAgatcagagagaggaggctcttCAACCTGGATGTCCCAGAGAGCAGAAGGTGTTACGTCAAGGTACGAGCTTATAGAAGTGAGAGATTTCTGCCAAGCGAACAAGTTGAGGGGGCTGTGATTTCCCTTATAAACATGGAGCCCACATCAGGTTATTCATCCAACCCTAGAGCATGGGGACGCTTTGACAGCGCAGTCACTGGTCCCAACGGGGCTTGCTTACCAGCTTTCTGTGATGAGCAACGTCCAGATGCCTACTCAGCCTATATCCTGGCAAGCCTTGGAGGAGAAGAACTTGAagctgtgccctcttctcccagaTTCAACCCTAACGCCATTGGAGTCCCTCAGCCATATCTCAACAAGCTCAACTACAGGAGGACAGATCACGTGGATCCTAGAATTAAGAAAACTGCCTTCAGTATCACGGTGGCCAAACCAAGTCTGAGCACTGCAGAAGAGAGCAATGGCCCCATTTATGCCAATGAAAACCTAAGAGAATGTGAGCAAGCACACTACAGTGCCGCTCATTTCAGATTTTATAGAGTAGAAGGAGACAGGTATGATTACAATACAGTTCCCTTCAATGAAAATGACCCAATGAGTTGGACTGAAGACTACCAGGGATGGTGGCCCAACCCAATGGAGTATAGGGCATGCTATATGAAAGTAAAAATTAATGGACCCCAAGAGGTGAACATAAGATCTCGCAACATGGGTGGTACGCATCCGTACACAGTCGGCAAGCTTTACGGCATCAGAGATGTGCGCACCATTCGAGACATGGAGCAATCAAACCTTTCGACAGTGTGCCTGGAATTTAAGTGCAGTGGCATGCTGTATGACCAAGACCGCGTGGACCGTACACTGGTAAGAATCATTCCCCAAGGAAACTGCTATAGAGAAAGTGTTAATAGCATGCTCCAGGAATATCTAGTGAACCACCTCCCCCTTGCTGTAAATAATAAGTCAGATGAGTACACAATGTTGGCACCTCTTGACCCTCTTGGACATAATTATGGAATCTACACAGTCACTGACCAGAACCCTAGCATAGCCAAGGAAATAGCTCTGGGTAGATGTTTCGATGGCACGTCTGATGGTACTTCCCGAGTTATGAAGAGCAACGTAGGCATAGCATTAACTTTTAACTGTGCTGAAAAGGAGGTGGCGCAGCAAAGCTTATTCCAGTCTCTGCGGAATTCACCTAGGCAGAGTGAAAGAATAGGGATTAGAAGGCAACAAAGAGAAATCTGCATTGGCCAGGCCAATATGAGGAGAGTTACCCAACGCAGGAGTTCACCAAGAGTTCAGTGTACACCTACAGATTAG
- the CILP gene encoding cartilage intermediate layer protein 1 isoform X1, whose product MIAARGWILSLFLLDATAVLSEGERVLKQSVSRIQPRQKPLTPFVKDNLANHGEWTTWFNVDHPGGNGDHERLDAIRFYFRDKMCERPMGIEARTTDWVPAQKTGQVVHASLQEGFWCLNKEQPAGKTCLNYAIRFLCPTGSLLQDSKRFWSPWSKWSACSAECGKTGVQTRIRTCLAESHLDLHCNEVTEEGQLCIGHSCSECNLTCSMGRVNAECDACMCEDHVLHGMVSLADGAPAAEATVYVQSENLKLLTESDRNGGFRIPGVCPDGKNILKIKKARYATVTVPIPESTKKSSIIHVRLKRADKPYNVKNPVDKVRRIGQSVILCCKAVGNPAPDQYLWYHNGTLLDSSVYKYNSKLVLRNLNTDQAGEYFCKASNEAGSVKSQAAKLSVIASDEASCNPRPESYFIRLPHDCFQNATNSFYYDVGKCPAHTCAGKTDKGLQCKDSVAYCCGVSKMEVREISCSGFALPTKVAVECGCSMCREIKMTVRGTATAADNGEPMRFGHIYIGNNRIGMTGYKGTFSVHIPADTERLVLTFVDRLQRFVNTTKVLPFNKKGGAVFHEIKLLRKKAPVTLVSSETNTIPLGDVEGDDPIAELEIPPNTFYRQNGELYTGKVKASVTFLDPRNMSTATAAQSDLNYINEEGDMLPLHTYGMFSMDFTDETATESLNAGKVRVHLDSTQIRIPEHLQQMKLWSLNPETGLWEEEGDFKPDQSTRHKREERIFLVGNMEIRERRLFNLDVPESRRCYVKVRAYRSERFLPSEQVEGAVISLINMEPTSGYSSNPRAWGRFDSAVTGPNGACLPAFCDEQRPDAYSAYILASLGGEELEAVPSSPRFNPNAIGVPQPYLNKLNYRRTDHVDPRIKKTAFSITVAKPSLSTAEESNGPIYANENLRECEQAHYSAAHFRFYRVEGDRYDYNTVPFNENDPMSWTEDYQGWWPNPMEYRACYMKVKINGPQEVNIRSRNMGGTHPYTVGKLYGIRDVRTIRDMEQSNLSTVCLEFKCSGMLYDQDRVDRTLVRIIPQGNCYRESVNSMLQEYLVNHLPLAVNNKSDEYTMLAPLDPLGHNYGIYTVTDQNPSIAKEIALGRCFDGTSDGTSRVMKSNVGIALTFNCAEKEVAQQSLFQSLRNSPRQSERIGIRRQQREICIGQANMRRVTQRRSSPRVQCTPTD is encoded by the exons ATGATCGCAGCAAGAGGATGGATTCTCTCGCTCTTTCTTCTGGATGCCACAGCTGTTCTAAGTGAAG GTGAGAGGGTCCTGAAGCAATCCGTCAGCAGGATCCAGCCCAGACAGAAACCCCTCACTCCCTTTGTAAAGGACAACCTAGCAA ATCATGGGGAGTGGACCACATGGTTCAATGTTGATCATCCAGGTGGCAACGGGGATCACGAACGTTTAGACGCCATCAGGTTTTACTTCAGGGATAAGATGTGCGAGAGACCCATGGGAATTGAAGCACGAACCACAGACTGGGTTCCTGCCCAGAAGACAGGCCAAGTGGTCCACGCTAGCCTACAGGAGGGATTCTGGTGTTTGAATAAGGAGCAGCCTGCAGGAAAAACCTGTTTGAATTATGCCATACGTTTCCTGTGTCCCACAG GGTCTTTGCTGCAAGATTCAAAAAGGTTTTGGTCTCCATGGTCGAAATGGAGTGCGTGCTCAGCAGAATGTGGCAAAACTGGTGTCCAGACCCGTATCAGAACCTGCCTGGCAGAGAGCCACTTGGACCTGCACTGTAATGAAGTGACTGAGGAAGGGCAACTCTGCATTGGACATTCTTGTTCAG agTGCAACCTCACTTGCTCCATGGGCCGCGTGAATGCTGAATGTGATGCCTGCATGTGTGAGGACCACGTACTGCATGGGATGGTCTCCCTTGCAGACGGAGCACCGGCTGCTGAAGCTACTGTCTACGTGCAGTCTGAGAATCTGAAATTGTTAACGGAGTCTGATAGGAACGGAGGGTTTAGGATTCCTGGTGTGTGCCCTGACGGcaaaaacattctgaaaataaaaaaggccAGATACGCCACTGTGACTGTCCCCATACCTGAAAGCACCAAGAAATCCTCAATAATCCACGTGCGTCTGAAAAGAGCAG ACAAGCCATACAATGTAAAGAATCCAGTGGATAAAGTGAGAAGAATAGGGCAAAGCGTGATACTCTGCTGTAAAGCTGTGGGGAATCCAGCCCCTGATCAATATCTCTG GTACCACAATGGAACTCTGCTGGATTCCTCAGTGTACAAATATAATAGCAAGCTGGTGTTAAGGAACCTGAACACAGACCAGGCAGGAGAGTATTTCTGCAAGGCTAGCAACGAGGCAGGGTCTGTGAAATCCCAAGCTGCTAAACTTTCTGTAATAG CAAGCGATGAAGCTTCCTGCAATCCAAGACCTGAAAGCTACTTCATCAGACTCCCGCATGACTGTTTCCAAAACGCAACTAACTCCTTCTACTATGACGTTGGTAAATGTCCAGCACACACATGCGCTGGAAAGACAGATAAAGGACTCCAGTGCAAAGACAGCGTTGCTTACTGCTGCGGGGTCTCCAAAATGGAAGTGAGAGAGATATCGTGCAGTGGATTCGCCCTTCCCACTAAAGTTGCTGTGGAATGTGGCTGTAGCATGTGCAGGGAGATCAAGATGACAGTCCGGGGGACAGCCACAGCTGCAGATAACGGTGAACCAATGAGGTTTGGCCATATATACATAGGGAACAACAGAATCGGCATGACTGGCTACAAGGGAACCTTCTCCGTCCACATCCCAGCAGACACAGAGAGGTTGGTTCTTACTTTTGTTGACCGCCTACAAAGGTTTGTGAACACGACTAAAGTTTTGCCTTTCAACAAAAAGGGAGGTGCCGTGTTTCACGAGATCAAGTTACTAAGAAAGAAAGCCCCCGTTACGTTAGTGTCCTCTGAAACCAACACGATTCCCTTAGGAGACGTGGAAGGGGATGATCCGATAGCTGAACTAGAAATTCCTCCCAATACGTTTTATAGGCAGAATGGTGAACTCTACACAGGCAAAGTGAAAGCCAGTGTTACGTTTCTGGACCCAAGAAATATGTCAACAGCTACGGCAGCACAAAGTGACCTGAACTACATAAATGAGGAAGGTGACATGCTCCCGCTGCACACATATGGCATGTTTTCTATGGACTTCACTGATGAAACAGCCACCGAGTCTCTTAATGCAGGGAAGGTAAGGGTTCACCTCGACTCTACACAGATCAGGATACCAGAACACCTGCAGCAGATGAAGCTTTGGTCACTGAACCCAGAGACAGGATTatgggaggaagaaggggacTTCAAACCTGACCAAAGCACACGTCACAAACGGGAGGAAAGAATTTTCTTGGTTGGGAACATGGAgatcagagagaggaggctcttCAACCTGGATGTCCCAGAGAGCAGAAGGTGTTACGTCAAGGTACGAGCTTATAGAAGTGAGAGATTTCTGCCAAGCGAACAAGTTGAGGGGGCTGTGATTTCCCTTATAAACATGGAGCCCACATCAGGTTATTCATCCAACCCTAGAGCATGGGGACGCTTTGACAGCGCAGTCACTGGTCCCAACGGGGCTTGCTTACCAGCTTTCTGTGATGAGCAACGTCCAGATGCCTACTCAGCCTATATCCTGGCAAGCCTTGGAGGAGAAGAACTTGAagctgtgccctcttctcccagaTTCAACCCTAACGCCATTGGAGTCCCTCAGCCATATCTCAACAAGCTCAACTACAGGAGGACAGATCACGTGGATCCTAGAATTAAGAAAACTGCCTTCAGTATCACGGTGGCCAAACCAAGTCTGAGCACTGCAGAAGAGAGCAATGGCCCCATTTATGCCAATGAAAACCTAAGAGAATGTGAGCAAGCACACTACAGTGCCGCTCATTTCAGATTTTATAGAGTAGAAGGAGACAGGTATGATTACAATACAGTTCCCTTCAATGAAAATGACCCAATGAGTTGGACTGAAGACTACCAGGGATGGTGGCCCAACCCAATGGAGTATAGGGCATGCTATATGAAAGTAAAAATTAATGGACCCCAAGAGGTGAACATAAGATCTCGCAACATGGGTGGTACGCATCCGTACACAGTCGGCAAGCTTTACGGCATCAGAGATGTGCGCACCATTCGAGACATGGAGCAATCAAACCTTTCGACAGTGTGCCTGGAATTTAAGTGCAGTGGCATGCTGTATGACCAAGACCGCGTGGACCGTACACTGGTAAGAATCATTCCCCAAGGAAACTGCTATAGAGAAAGTGTTAATAGCATGCTCCAGGAATATCTAGTGAACCACCTCCCCCTTGCTGTAAATAATAAGTCAGATGAGTACACAATGTTGGCACCTCTTGACCCTCTTGGACATAATTATGGAATCTACACAGTCACTGACCAGAACCCTAGCATAGCCAAGGAAATAGCTCTGGGTAGATGTTTCGATGGCACGTCTGATGGTACTTCCCGAGTTATGAAGAGCAACGTAGGCATAGCATTAACTTTTAACTGTGCTGAAAAGGAGGTGGCGCAGCAAAGCTTATTCCAGTCTCTGCGGAATTCACCTAGGCAGAGTGAAAGAATAGGGATTAGAAGGCAACAAAGAGAAATCTGCATTGGCCAGGCCAATATGAGGAGAGTTACCCAACGCAGGAGTTCACCAAGAGTTCAGTGTACACCTACAGATTAG